In a genomic window of Chryseobacterium sp. G0162:
- a CDS encoding alpha/beta fold hydrolase: MPNLVLLHGALGHSEIFNPYLDDLSSYFTIHTPLFSGHGNSELPSDGINIEKYTQELAEYCTENNLTDVHILGHSMGGYTALCYAMKHPENVHSIMTLGTKFDWTEEQALKESKMLNPDAILEKIPHYAQTLEKQHGSKWKHLLPAIADLMIDLGKNPPLKNNLSAINIPVQIMVGDKDNMVTIDESTTVYRELPNAKLAVLPETKHPMDKVRPNLLLNLIKDFWNLS, encoded by the coding sequence ATGCCGAATTTGGTTTTATTGCATGGAGCTTTAGGTCACTCCGAAATATTCAACCCTTATCTGGATGACCTTTCATCCTATTTTACGATTCATACCCCTTTATTTTCAGGACATGGAAATAGTGAACTTCCTTCAGATGGAATTAATATAGAGAAATATACCCAGGAGTTAGCAGAATATTGTACAGAAAACAATCTAACGGATGTGCATATCCTGGGACACAGCATGGGTGGTTATACTGCTCTTTGCTACGCCATGAAACATCCTGAAAATGTACATTCGATTATGACTTTGGGGACAAAATTCGATTGGACTGAGGAGCAAGCTTTAAAAGAAAGTAAAATGCTTAATCCGGATGCTATTCTTGAAAAAATCCCTCACTATGCTCAGACTTTAGAGAAGCAACATGGTTCAAAATGGAAACACTTACTTCCTGCTATTGCTGATTTAATGATTGATCTGGGTAAAAATCCACCATTGAAAAATAATCTTTCTGCCATTAATATTCCGGTTCAGATTATGGTAGGAGATAAAGACAATATGGTCACTATTGACGAAAGTACAACCGTTTACAGAGAACTTCCCAATGCAAAATTGGCCGTACTTCCTGAGACAAAGCATCCCATGGATAAAGTACGACCCAATTTATTGTTGAATTTAATAAAAGATTTCTGGAATCTTTCCTAA
- the upp gene encoding uracil phosphoribosyltransferase has translation MLTILSQNFSLVNEWINELRNVQVQHDRMRFRRNMERIGEIAAFEISKGLEVRDVEIQTPLDTIKTREIAVQPVITTILRAGVPLFEGILNYLDRADCGFVAAYRKHDANDYFSIKQDYLTCPSIEGRPLIVADPMLATGASLIEAIKDLLTNGSPTQLHIVAAIASRQGVETVQNAYPEAHIWVGAIDEELTSKGYITPGLGDAGDLSYGEKLQR, from the coding sequence ATGCTTACTATTTTATCGCAAAATTTTTCCCTTGTTAATGAATGGATTAATGAACTTCGAAACGTTCAAGTTCAGCATGACCGAATGAGATTCCGAAGAAATATGGAAAGAATCGGAGAAATTGCGGCATTTGAAATCAGTAAAGGATTAGAAGTAAGAGATGTTGAAATCCAAACTCCTTTAGATACCATTAAAACTAGGGAAATTGCAGTACAACCAGTGATTACAACCATTTTAAGAGCGGGTGTTCCATTATTCGAAGGGATTCTTAACTATCTTGACAGAGCAGATTGTGGTTTCGTAGCAGCTTATAGAAAGCACGATGCCAATGATTATTTCTCTATCAAGCAGGATTATCTGACTTGTCCAAGTATTGAGGGCAGACCTTTAATCGTAGCAGACCCTATGTTGGCAACTGGAGCTTCTCTGATTGAAGCCATCAAAGATCTATTGACTAACGGAAGTCCAACTCAACTTCATATCGTAGCAGCTATTGCTTCAAGGCAAGGTGTTGAAACGGTCCAAAATGCTTATCCTGAAGCTCATATTTGGGTAGGAGCTATTGATGAAGAATTGACATCCAAAGGCTATATTACACCAGGATTGGGCGATGCCGGAGATTTAAGCTACGGAGAAAAACTTCAAAGGTAA